Proteins encoded in a region of the Marmota flaviventris isolate mMarFla1 chromosome 3, mMarFla1.hap1, whole genome shotgun sequence genome:
- the Spryd3 gene encoding SPRY domain-containing protein 3 isoform X3, with protein MRRTRRPRRFVLMNKMDDLNLHYRFLNWRRRIREIREVRAFRYQERFKHILVDGDTLSYHGNSGEVGCYVASRPLTKDSNYFEVSIVDSGVRGTIAVGLVPQYYSLDHQPGWLPDSVAYHADDGKLYNGRAKGRQFGSKCNSGDRIGCGIEPVSFDVQTAQIFFTKNGKRVGSTIMPMSPDGLFPAVGMHSLGEEVRLHLNAELGREDDSIMMVDSYEDEWGRLHDVRVCGTLLEYLGKGKSIVDVGLAQARHPLSTRSHYFEVEIVDPGEKCYIALGLARKDYPKNRHPGWSRGSVAYHADDGKIFHGSGVGDPFGPRCYKGDIMGCGIMFPRDYILDSEGDSDDSCDTVILSPTARAVRNVRNVMYLHQEGEEEEEEEEEEEDGEEIEQEHEGKKVVVFFTRNGKIIGKKDAVVPSGGFFPTIGMLSCGEKVKVDLHPLSG; from the exons ATGAGGAGGACGCGGCGGCCCCG CAGGTTTGTTCTCATGAACAAGATGGATGACCTCAACCTGCACTACCGGTTTCTGAATTGGCGTCGGCGGATCCGGGAGATTCGAGAGGTTCGGGCTTTCCGATATCAGGAGAGGTTTAAACATATTCTTGTAGATGGAGACACTTTGAG TTACCATGGCAACTCTGGTGAAGTTGGCTGCTACGTGGCTTCTCGACCCCTGACCAAGGACAGCAATTATTTCGAG GTGTCTATTGTGGACAGTGGTGTCCGGGGCACCATTGCTGTGGGGCTGGTTCCTCAGTATTATAGCTTGGACCACCAGCCTGGCTGGCTGCCTGACTCTGTAGCCTACCATGCTGATGATGGCAA GCTGTACAATGGTCGAGCCAAGGGCCGCCAGTTTGGGTCAAAGTGCAACTCTGGGGATCGGATTGGCTGTGGCATTGAGCCTGTGTCCTTTGATGTGCAGACTGCCCAGATCTTCTTCACCAAAAATGGCAAGCGG GTGGGCTCCACCATCATGCCCATGTCACCAGATGGACTGTTCCCAGCAGTCGGCATGCACTCCCTGGGTGAGGAGGTGCGATTGCACCTCAATGCTGAGCTGGGCCGTGAGGATGACAGCATTATGATGGTGGATAGTTATGAGGATGAATGGGGCCGGCTGCATGATGTCAGAGTCTGCGGGACT CTGCTGGAGTACTTGGGGAAGGGCAAGAGCATTGTGGATGTAGGACTGGCCCAGGCCCGGCACCCGCTGAGTACCCGAAGCCACTACTTCGAGGTGGAGATTGTGGACCCTGGAGAGAAATGCTACATTGCCTTGGGGCTGGCCCGGAAG GATTATCCCAAGAATAGGCACCCTGGCTGGAGCAGAGGGTCTGTGGCTTATCATGCAG ATGATGGGAAGATCTTCCATGGCAGTGGTGTGGGGGACCCCTTTGGACCACGCTGTTACAAAGGGGACATTATGGGCTGTGGAATCATGTTTCCCCGGGACTATATTCTGGACAGTGAGG GGGACAGTGATGACAGTTGTGACACAGTGATCCTGTCCCCGACTGCGCGGGCTGTTCGGAACGTTCGGAATGTCATGTACCTGCaccaggaaggggaagaagaagaggaggaagaggaagaggaagaagatgggGAAGAGATAGAACAGGAGCATGAGGGCAAGAAGGTGGTG gTTTTCTTCACCCGGAATGGCAAGATCATCGGGAAGAAGGATGCTGTTGTACCTTCTGGAGGTTTTTTCCCCACCATTGGAATGCTGAGCTGTGGGGAGAAAGTCAAAGTTGACCTGCATCCCTTGAGTGGCTAG
- the Spryd3 gene encoding SPRY domain-containing protein 3 isoform X4, with amino-acid sequence MRRTRRPRFVLMNKMDDLNLHYRFLNWRRRIREIREVRAFRYQERFKHILVDGDTLSYHGNSGEVGCYVASRPLTKDSNYFEVSIVDSGVRGTIAVGLVPQYYSLDHQPGWLPDSVAYHADDGKLYNGRAKGRQFGSKCNSGDRIGCGIEPVSFDVQTAQIFFTKNGKRVGSTIMPMSPDGLFPAVGMHSLGEEVRLHLNAELGREDDSIMMVDSYEDEWGRLHDVRVCGTLLEYLGKGKSIVDVGLAQARHPLSTRSHYFEVEIVDPGEKCYIALGLARKDYPKNRHPGWSRGSVAYHADDGKIFHGSGVGDPFGPRCYKGDIMGCGIMFPRDYILDSEGDSDDSCDTVILSPTARAVRNVRNVMYLHQEGEEEEEEEEEEEDGEEIEQEHEGKKVVVFFTRNGKIIGKKDAVVPSGGFFPTIGMLSCGEKVKVDLHPLSG; translated from the exons ATGAGGAGGACGCGGCGGCCCCG GTTTGTTCTCATGAACAAGATGGATGACCTCAACCTGCACTACCGGTTTCTGAATTGGCGTCGGCGGATCCGGGAGATTCGAGAGGTTCGGGCTTTCCGATATCAGGAGAGGTTTAAACATATTCTTGTAGATGGAGACACTTTGAG TTACCATGGCAACTCTGGTGAAGTTGGCTGCTACGTGGCTTCTCGACCCCTGACCAAGGACAGCAATTATTTCGAG GTGTCTATTGTGGACAGTGGTGTCCGGGGCACCATTGCTGTGGGGCTGGTTCCTCAGTATTATAGCTTGGACCACCAGCCTGGCTGGCTGCCTGACTCTGTAGCCTACCATGCTGATGATGGCAA GCTGTACAATGGTCGAGCCAAGGGCCGCCAGTTTGGGTCAAAGTGCAACTCTGGGGATCGGATTGGCTGTGGCATTGAGCCTGTGTCCTTTGATGTGCAGACTGCCCAGATCTTCTTCACCAAAAATGGCAAGCGG GTGGGCTCCACCATCATGCCCATGTCACCAGATGGACTGTTCCCAGCAGTCGGCATGCACTCCCTGGGTGAGGAGGTGCGATTGCACCTCAATGCTGAGCTGGGCCGTGAGGATGACAGCATTATGATGGTGGATAGTTATGAGGATGAATGGGGCCGGCTGCATGATGTCAGAGTCTGCGGGACT CTGCTGGAGTACTTGGGGAAGGGCAAGAGCATTGTGGATGTAGGACTGGCCCAGGCCCGGCACCCGCTGAGTACCCGAAGCCACTACTTCGAGGTGGAGATTGTGGACCCTGGAGAGAAATGCTACATTGCCTTGGGGCTGGCCCGGAAG GATTATCCCAAGAATAGGCACCCTGGCTGGAGCAGAGGGTCTGTGGCTTATCATGCAG ATGATGGGAAGATCTTCCATGGCAGTGGTGTGGGGGACCCCTTTGGACCACGCTGTTACAAAGGGGACATTATGGGCTGTGGAATCATGTTTCCCCGGGACTATATTCTGGACAGTGAGG GGGACAGTGATGACAGTTGTGACACAGTGATCCTGTCCCCGACTGCGCGGGCTGTTCGGAACGTTCGGAATGTCATGTACCTGCaccaggaaggggaagaagaagaggaggaagaggaagaggaagaagatgggGAAGAGATAGAACAGGAGCATGAGGGCAAGAAGGTGGTG gTTTTCTTCACCCGGAATGGCAAGATCATCGGGAAGAAGGATGCTGTTGTACCTTCTGGAGGTTTTTTCCCCACCATTGGAATGCTGAGCTGTGGGGAGAAAGTCAAAGTTGACCTGCATCCCTTGAGTGGCTAG
- the Spryd3 gene encoding SPRY domain-containing protein 3 isoform X2 gives MRRTRRPRFVLMNKMDDLNLHYRFLNWRRRIREIREVRAFRYQERFKHILVDGDTLSYHGNSGEVGCYVASRPLTKDSNYFEVSIVDSGVRGTIAVGLVPQYYSLDHQPGWLPDSVAYHADDGKLYNGRAKGRQFGSKCNSGDRIGCGIEPVSFDVQTAQIFFTKNGKRVGSTIMPMSPDGLFPAVGMHSLGEEVRLHLNAELGREDDSIMMVDSYEDEWGRLHDVRVCGTLLEYLGKGKSIVDVGLAQARHPLSTRSHYFEVEIVDPGEKCYIALGLARKDYPKNRHPGWSRGSVAYHADDGKIFHGSGVGDPFGPRCYKGDIMGCGIMFPRDYILDSEGEWYGEEPGCSGQSGGSIRTQVSGLLGDSDDSCDTVILSPTARAVRNVRNVMYLHQEGEEEEEEEEEEEDGEEIEQEHEGKKVVVFFTRNGKIIGKKDAVVPSGGFFPTIGMLSCGEKVKVDLHPLSG, from the exons ATGAGGAGGACGCGGCGGCCCCG GTTTGTTCTCATGAACAAGATGGATGACCTCAACCTGCACTACCGGTTTCTGAATTGGCGTCGGCGGATCCGGGAGATTCGAGAGGTTCGGGCTTTCCGATATCAGGAGAGGTTTAAACATATTCTTGTAGATGGAGACACTTTGAG TTACCATGGCAACTCTGGTGAAGTTGGCTGCTACGTGGCTTCTCGACCCCTGACCAAGGACAGCAATTATTTCGAG GTGTCTATTGTGGACAGTGGTGTCCGGGGCACCATTGCTGTGGGGCTGGTTCCTCAGTATTATAGCTTGGACCACCAGCCTGGCTGGCTGCCTGACTCTGTAGCCTACCATGCTGATGATGGCAA GCTGTACAATGGTCGAGCCAAGGGCCGCCAGTTTGGGTCAAAGTGCAACTCTGGGGATCGGATTGGCTGTGGCATTGAGCCTGTGTCCTTTGATGTGCAGACTGCCCAGATCTTCTTCACCAAAAATGGCAAGCGG GTGGGCTCCACCATCATGCCCATGTCACCAGATGGACTGTTCCCAGCAGTCGGCATGCACTCCCTGGGTGAGGAGGTGCGATTGCACCTCAATGCTGAGCTGGGCCGTGAGGATGACAGCATTATGATGGTGGATAGTTATGAGGATGAATGGGGCCGGCTGCATGATGTCAGAGTCTGCGGGACT CTGCTGGAGTACTTGGGGAAGGGCAAGAGCATTGTGGATGTAGGACTGGCCCAGGCCCGGCACCCGCTGAGTACCCGAAGCCACTACTTCGAGGTGGAGATTGTGGACCCTGGAGAGAAATGCTACATTGCCTTGGGGCTGGCCCGGAAG GATTATCCCAAGAATAGGCACCCTGGCTGGAGCAGAGGGTCTGTGGCTTATCATGCAG ATGATGGGAAGATCTTCCATGGCAGTGGTGTGGGGGACCCCTTTGGACCACGCTGTTACAAAGGGGACATTATGGGCTGTGGAATCATGTTTCCCCGGGACTATATTCTGGACAGTGAGGGTGAGTGGTATGGGGAAGAGCCAGGCTGCTCAGGGCAGAGTGGAGGTTCCATAAGGACTCAGGTTTCTGGTCTCCTAGGGGACAGTGATGACAGTTGTGACACAGTGATCCTGTCCCCGACTGCGCGGGCTGTTCGGAACGTTCGGAATGTCATGTACCTGCaccaggaaggggaagaagaagaggaggaagaggaagaggaagaagatgggGAAGAGATAGAACAGGAGCATGAGGGCAAGAAGGTGGTG gTTTTCTTCACCCGGAATGGCAAGATCATCGGGAAGAAGGATGCTGTTGTACCTTCTGGAGGTTTTTTCCCCACCATTGGAATGCTGAGCTGTGGGGAGAAAGTCAAAGTTGACCTGCATCCCTTGAGTGGCTAG
- the Spryd3 gene encoding SPRY domain-containing protein 3 isoform X1 — translation MRRTRRPRRFVLMNKMDDLNLHYRFLNWRRRIREIREVRAFRYQERFKHILVDGDTLSYHGNSGEVGCYVASRPLTKDSNYFEVSIVDSGVRGTIAVGLVPQYYSLDHQPGWLPDSVAYHADDGKLYNGRAKGRQFGSKCNSGDRIGCGIEPVSFDVQTAQIFFTKNGKRVGSTIMPMSPDGLFPAVGMHSLGEEVRLHLNAELGREDDSIMMVDSYEDEWGRLHDVRVCGTLLEYLGKGKSIVDVGLAQARHPLSTRSHYFEVEIVDPGEKCYIALGLARKDYPKNRHPGWSRGSVAYHADDGKIFHGSGVGDPFGPRCYKGDIMGCGIMFPRDYILDSEGEWYGEEPGCSGQSGGSIRTQVSGLLGDSDDSCDTVILSPTARAVRNVRNVMYLHQEGEEEEEEEEEEEDGEEIEQEHEGKKVVVFFTRNGKIIGKKDAVVPSGGFFPTIGMLSCGEKVKVDLHPLSG, via the exons ATGAGGAGGACGCGGCGGCCCCG CAGGTTTGTTCTCATGAACAAGATGGATGACCTCAACCTGCACTACCGGTTTCTGAATTGGCGTCGGCGGATCCGGGAGATTCGAGAGGTTCGGGCTTTCCGATATCAGGAGAGGTTTAAACATATTCTTGTAGATGGAGACACTTTGAG TTACCATGGCAACTCTGGTGAAGTTGGCTGCTACGTGGCTTCTCGACCCCTGACCAAGGACAGCAATTATTTCGAG GTGTCTATTGTGGACAGTGGTGTCCGGGGCACCATTGCTGTGGGGCTGGTTCCTCAGTATTATAGCTTGGACCACCAGCCTGGCTGGCTGCCTGACTCTGTAGCCTACCATGCTGATGATGGCAA GCTGTACAATGGTCGAGCCAAGGGCCGCCAGTTTGGGTCAAAGTGCAACTCTGGGGATCGGATTGGCTGTGGCATTGAGCCTGTGTCCTTTGATGTGCAGACTGCCCAGATCTTCTTCACCAAAAATGGCAAGCGG GTGGGCTCCACCATCATGCCCATGTCACCAGATGGACTGTTCCCAGCAGTCGGCATGCACTCCCTGGGTGAGGAGGTGCGATTGCACCTCAATGCTGAGCTGGGCCGTGAGGATGACAGCATTATGATGGTGGATAGTTATGAGGATGAATGGGGCCGGCTGCATGATGTCAGAGTCTGCGGGACT CTGCTGGAGTACTTGGGGAAGGGCAAGAGCATTGTGGATGTAGGACTGGCCCAGGCCCGGCACCCGCTGAGTACCCGAAGCCACTACTTCGAGGTGGAGATTGTGGACCCTGGAGAGAAATGCTACATTGCCTTGGGGCTGGCCCGGAAG GATTATCCCAAGAATAGGCACCCTGGCTGGAGCAGAGGGTCTGTGGCTTATCATGCAG ATGATGGGAAGATCTTCCATGGCAGTGGTGTGGGGGACCCCTTTGGACCACGCTGTTACAAAGGGGACATTATGGGCTGTGGAATCATGTTTCCCCGGGACTATATTCTGGACAGTGAGGGTGAGTGGTATGGGGAAGAGCCAGGCTGCTCAGGGCAGAGTGGAGGTTCCATAAGGACTCAGGTTTCTGGTCTCCTAGGGGACAGTGATGACAGTTGTGACACAGTGATCCTGTCCCCGACTGCGCGGGCTGTTCGGAACGTTCGGAATGTCATGTACCTGCaccaggaaggggaagaagaagaggaggaagaggaagaggaagaagatgggGAAGAGATAGAACAGGAGCATGAGGGCAAGAAGGTGGTG gTTTTCTTCACCCGGAATGGCAAGATCATCGGGAAGAAGGATGCTGTTGTACCTTCTGGAGGTTTTTTCCCCACCATTGGAATGCTGAGCTGTGGGGAGAAAGTCAAAGTTGACCTGCATCCCTTGAGTGGCTAG
- the Igfbp6 gene encoding insulin-like growth factor-binding protein 6: MTPHRLLPPLLLLTLLLVARPTGALAQCPGCGQGMQAGCPGGCVQEDEGQPAEGCEETGGCLRREGQQCGVYTPNCAAGLQCQPHKDEEAPLRALLLGRGRCSPARAAAENPKESKPQGGTTHPQDVNRRDHQKNPGTSTTPARHNPGGVQETEMGPCRRHLDSVLQQLQTEVFRGSHTLYVPNCDHRGFYRKRQCRSSQGQRRGPCWCVDRMGQPLPGSPDGNGSSLCHTGGSG; this comes from the exons ATGACCCCCCACAGGCTGCTGCCACCGCTGCTGCTGCTAACTCTACTGCTTGTTGCCCGCCCAACAGGCGCCTTGGCGCAGTGCCCAGGCTGCGGGCAGGGGATGCAGGCGGGATGTCCTGGGGGCTGCGTGCAAGAGGATGAGGGACAGCCGGCGGAGGGCTGTGAAGAAACCGGGGGCTGTCTCAGGAGAGAGGGGCAGCAGTGTGGGGTCTACACTCCTAACTGCGCCGCGGGACTACAGTGCCAGCCGCACAAGGACGAGGAGGCGCCTTTGCGGGCGTTGCTGCTGGGCCGGGGCCGATGCAGCCCGGCCCGGGCAGCCGCTG AGAATCCGAAGGAGAGTAAACCCCAAGGAGGCACCACTCATCCACAGGACGTGAACCGCAGAGACCACCAGAAGAATCCAGGGACCTCCACCACTCCCGCTCGGCACAATCCTGGGGGTGTCCAAGAAACTGAGATG GGCCCCTGCCGCAGACACCTGGACTCAGTGCTACAGCAACTCCAGACTGAGGTCTTCAGAGGGTCTCACACCCTCTATGTACCAAATTGTGACCATCGAGGCTTCTATCGGAAGCGGCAG TGTCGTTCCTCCCAGGGACAGCGCCGAGGCCCCTGCTGGTGTGTGGATCGGATGGGCCAGCCTCTACCCGGGTCTCCAGATGGCAATGGAAGCTCCCTCTGTCACACAGGGGGCAGTGGCTAA